In the genome of Deltaproteobacteria bacterium, the window TTTTTGTCCCTTTTCATCTCCTCTATCAGAGCCTCTCTTATCGCATCCTTACCTGTAATCAATCTTTCACTCATATTTTAACTCCTATCCTGCATAGACGTAATCCGTCAGGGTTGACGGATCCGGCGTCGGGCTGCTGCTTGCGAACTCCACAGCATCAATGATTTCTTTTGCTATCTTGTTTTCGATCTTATCTATATCTTCCGGCTTTATCTTAAATTCCTTTTTAAGTCTCTCTTTATACAATTTTACAGGGTCGCGTTTTTCGATCCATTCCTCGACCTCTTCTCTTGTTCTGTAGGTTTCCGGATCTCCTATATGGTGGCCGTGGAATCTGTAAGTCCTCGCCTCGATGAGTGTTGGTCCATTGCCGTCCCTTGCATGTTTAACGGCTTCTGAAACAGTCTCGTATATTTTTAATACATCCTGGCCGTCGACGTTGATGCCAGGCATATCGTAAGCCTTTGCCCTGACAGATATGTCTTTTATCTTCATGTGCTGCCATTGAGGCGTCGCTTCACCATAAAGGTTGTTCTCGCAGATAAAAATAATGGGCAGGTCCCATACGGATGCGAGATTTAAAGCCTCATGAAATTTACCCTGATTTGCAGCCCCGTCGCCAAAAAAGCTTAGAACGACCTTTTTATTTTTTTTAAGCTGTGCCGTCAGTGCGGCCCCGTTGGCAACAATAATCCCGGCGGCAACAATACCGTTTGCCCCAAGGCTTTCCACGCTCATATCGGTGATGTGAAGGCATCCGCCCCTGCCCTTGCAATAGCCCGTCGATCTTGCAAACAGCTCTGCCATCATGCGGTCCGTTTTACCGCCTTTCGCTATCAGATTGGCATGTCCTCTATGGGTAGAACCTATATAATCATCCTTCTCAAGAGCTGCACACGCGCCTGCCGATACAGCCTCCTGGCCTGATGCAATGTGGATAAAGCCGGGGATGTTGCCGTCTTCAAACTGTCTTTTTACCTCTTCTTCAAAACTCCTTATTCTGAACATCGTTTCATACAGGCCAAGAAGGAAACCCTTTTCCATAAAACCTCCTCAAAAAAACCTAAAACTTCTTAAATGCATTTTTTTTGGCACCGCAGATCGGGCATACGTCCGGTGCCTCGCCTTCAACCGTGTATCCGCACAGATCACATATATAAACATCTTTCAACTCTATGTCCCCGCCCTTCTGGTCCACCGCCTCTTTCGACTTTTTGTAAAGCACGGCATGAATCTTTTCCGCCTCAAGCGCAAAATTGGTCGACCTTACGGCAGACTTCTCGCCCTGCAGCTCTGCAACGGCCTTATAAGCAGGATACATGTCCTCTACTTCATAAGTCTCGCCGTCAATAGCCGCCTGCAGGTTCTTCGAAGAATCGTTAAGATCACCGAGAGCACGGAAGTGATTTGCCGCATGGACCTGCTCCGCATAGGAAACGGCTTTAAACAATCTTGAAAGATTCGGTTTATTCTCTTTCCCGGCTTTCTCGGCAAATATCAGATACCTCATGTGTGCCTGAGATTCGCCTGCAAATGCCGACCTGAGATTTTGTTCCGTCATTTTTCTCATTTTTTACCTCCACTTATTCTGGAATACCTTTCTCCTTTAAATAACCCTTATACATCTCTATGCCTTTAGGCATAAGTGATGTTAATTTCATAATACTCGCGATGTTGCCCTCCGTCTTGATCTTCCGCATTGAAAATGCCCATACAATATTAAGCTTCCCTATCCATAGGCTGTGGAATACATCGCTGTTCAGTTTAAGCGCTGCTTTGGGTTTTTCGGGATAGCCTCTTGTGATGATGACATCCTTAAGAGACGAACAGTCGATTGCATAGCCGAGCCCTAAATCGGGTATCTGAACGCCGACCATCATGCCGAGATTTTTCCACCCCTCAAACAATGAAGGGTCCGTTTTTGTTTTCAGGAAAAACTCATACAAGAACTCATCGGCCTTTTGTTTGTCACCTGTATATGGGAATGCCATAAAACCTCCTTTATATATAACCTTTAATCGAATTCCTTATACCCTTTGCATCAAATATCATACGGGACATGATAGGATCATGCTATTTAAAGTGTACGAACATGTCAAGAAGAGGCGGACAATTTAGGGGTTGTCTATTCGTTTTTCTTTCTCCACACGCTTTAGATACAGCCCGTATCCGCTGAACACGAGTATCAGAATGGACACCTGTCCTCTAAAACGGTACGCGGCACCCATGTTTGTTATTGCAAGCGCATACGCAGACGATAACACGCCTATGATCACCAGCACAGGCATTATATTAAACCTGCCCTCTTTTAATGACCTTATCAGCCCTTTTATCGCGTAGTAAAAAAAGTAATACCAGATCAGTCCTTCTGCCGTTGCAACGTTGTGCAGAATACTGCCCGAAATGTTCCATGGAAAAGGGGCAAGGAGGAACACGGTCAATAACAGAGGCAGGTACATGATCGCATCAACGGGATTTGATACGTTGATATGCCCGAGTATTTTTGATCCGCCCTGATAAAATCCCGTTCTCGTCTGTTCCAATGTCTGAAACACGGACTGCGGTTTTTCCCCCTGTAGCGGGACCTGTTTGGATTCATAAGAAGAAAGGAATGCAGCAAATACAATCGCAAGCACAAATATCACCACGACATTTCTTATGAACGTATCCGGCCTGTACGGAATAAAAGACGAGGCAATGGGAACAAGTACCATTAACAGCAGATAAGCCCTGAAGAACCCTAACAGCAAGATGGAACCGACAAGCAGAAATACATTATTAATTCTCAGCCTTTGCTTGAGCCTTAATGTAAGATGTATTATAAATGTTATAAGAAACTGTGTGTAAGGGTCTTTTAACGGCAGGGATGACCATAAAACAAGCGACGGTAAAACGGCAGCCACTATGGAGGAGTATTTCGCAGATTGCTCATTGAATAACCGTCTGGCTATAAAATAGATGTTCAGAACGGACATCGCACCGAGAAAGTTTACAAATAAAAATAGAATGTGCGGTTTATATCCGAAGATGTAAAATATGGTGCCCGCAAAAAAACGCACCCCGTCGATCATCTTTGTGTTATAGCTG includes:
- a CDS encoding thiamine pyrophosphate-dependent dehydrogenase E1 component subunit alpha; the protein is MEKGFLLGLYETMFRIRSFEEEVKRQFEDGNIPGFIHIASGQEAVSAGACAALEKDDYIGSTHRGHANLIAKGGKTDRMMAELFARSTGYCKGRGGCLHITDMSVESLGANGIVAAGIIVANGAALTAQLKKNKKVVLSFFGDGAANQGKFHEALNLASVWDLPIIFICENNLYGEATPQWQHMKIKDISVRAKAYDMPGINVDGQDVLKIYETVSEAVKHARDGNGPTLIEARTYRFHGHHIGDPETYRTREEVEEWIEKRDPVKLYKERLKKEFKIKPEDIDKIENKIAKEIIDAVEFASSSPTPDPSTLTDYVYAG
- a CDS encoding rubrerythrin family protein — encoded protein: MRKMTEQNLRSAFAGESQAHMRYLIFAEKAGKENKPNLSRLFKAVSYAEQVHAANHFRALGDLNDSSKNLQAAIDGETYEVEDMYPAYKAVAELQGEKSAVRSTNFALEAEKIHAVLYKKSKEAVDQKGGDIELKDVYICDLCGYTVEGEAPDVCPICGAKKNAFKKF
- a CDS encoding SCP2 sterol-binding domain-containing protein encodes the protein MAFPYTGDKQKADEFLYEFFLKTKTDPSLFEGWKNLGMMVGVQIPDLGLGYAIDCSSLKDVIITRGYPEKPKAALKLNSDVFHSLWIGKLNIVWAFSMRKIKTEGNIASIMKLTSLMPKGIEMYKGYLKEKGIPE
- a CDS encoding glycosyltransferase family 39 protein, with translation MRNNTIVYVISIMAAASIGWFLFDPRFGGMIEYTVMLLFFVFIGGFVIVFYAENDEERRYLFFIFVTALFLRMLVSMLVHSLLPQGYFAPDESGILFNGKMIAHYWSGSGSYNTKMIDGVRFFAGTIFYIFGYKPHILFLFVNFLGAMSVLNIYFIARRLFNEQSAKYSSIVAAVLPSLVLWSSLPLKDPYTQFLITFIIHLTLRLKQRLRINNVFLLVGSILLLGFFRAYLLLMVLVPIASSFIPYRPDTFIRNVVVIFVLAIVFAAFLSSYESKQVPLQGEKPQSVFQTLEQTRTGFYQGGSKILGHINVSNPVDAIMYLPLLLTVFLLAPFPWNISGSILHNVATAEGLIWYYFFYYAIKGLIRSLKEGRFNIMPVLVIIGVLSSAYALAITNMGAAYRFRGQVSILILVFSGYGLYLKRVEKEKRIDNP